The nucleotide window AGCTCAATATGGCTTTAAGTTACGTATCGCTTGTCCGGAAGGCTATGACCCGAATATGGACCTGGTCAATGCCAATAGCGACCGTGTGGAAATTGTACGAAACACTTTAGACGCTGCTGAGAACTCAGACTTAATCGTTACCGATGTCTGGGCAAGCATGGGGCAAGAAGAAGAACAGAAACTGCGTGAACGGGCATTTGCTGACTACCAGGTGAATAAGGAAGTAATGGATAAGGCAGACAAAGAAGCCTTATTCATGCACTGCCTACCCGCACATCGTGGTGAAGAAGTGACTGCCGACGTGATTGACGCCAAAGACAGCGTTGTTTGGGACGAAGCCGAAAACAGACTGCATGCTCAAAAGGCTTTGTTGGAATTTTTGATGGCAAAAAAATAATTCCTTTTTTGCTTACCCCATAAAAAATCCCGCAAAAGCGGGATTTTTTATGTCCAAACGATAAGTCTGAAAACGAATTACATCGATCTTCTAGCTAAAAATGCCTGTGACAGGGTTCCACTATCCAAATATTCCAACTCGCCACCCATCGGAATACCTTGAGCCAACCGAGATACCACTACACCCTGTTTGATTGCCATCTGCTGAATATAATGCGCCGTGGCTTCACCCTCAACCGTAGGATTGGTGGCAATAATCAATTCAGAAACAGAACCGTCTGACAACCGCGATTCCAATAGGTCTAAACCTATCTGTTTCGGACCAATACCATCAATCGGTGACAAATGCCCCATCAAAACAAAATACTGCCCCTGAAAGATACCTGATTGCTCTATCACACCAACATCAGCAGGAGATTCAACAATACACAATTCACCGGTTGCTCTGCGAGCTGACTGGCAAATACTGCAAGTTTCTTCCTCTGTCAGGGTTCTACAAAGTGAACAGTGTCCAACTTCTTCAACCGCTTTAGACAAAGCTTGCGACAAAAGTAAACCACCACTTTTATTGCGCTCCAACAGATGATACGCCATACGTTGCGCCGATTTTGGTCCTACTCCGGGTAGAACACGAAAAGCTTCAATGAGCTCTTGGATTAAAGGACTTTGCAATTCACAATCTCATTTTTTGCTTAGAACGGCATCTTCATGCCGGCTGGCATATTCATTCCCGCGGTTAAACCACCCATTCTTTCTTGGGTAACCTCTTCTACACGGCGAGCGGCACTATTGACCGCCGCAGCAAACAAATCTTCAAGCATCTCTTTGTCATCCATCAAGGAATCATCGATCTCAACCTTAACCAATTCATGTTTACCGGTCATAACCACTTTGACCATGCCACCACCGGCTTCACCATTGACTTCCATTTTGGCAATTTCCTCTTGAGCTGCTTGCATATTTTTCTGCATCTCTTGAGCTTGCTTCATTAAGTTGCCAAGGCCACCTTTTCCACCAAACATAAACTTTCCTTTATTTTCTGTTATACATTTCTTGAATTCTAAATTTAATCTTGAGCTTAAATCACCAATAAAACACTTAAAAAA belongs to Thiomicrorhabdus immobilis and includes:
- the recR gene encoding recombination mediator RecR — protein: MQSPLIQELIEAFRVLPGVGPKSAQRMAYHLLERNKSGGLLLSQALSKAVEEVGHCSLCRTLTEEETCSICQSARRATGELCIVESPADVGVIEQSGIFQGQYFVLMGHLSPIDGIGPKQIGLDLLESRLSDGSVSELIIATNPTVEGEATAHYIQQMAIKQGVVVSRLAQGIPMGGELEYLDSGTLSQAFLARRSM
- a CDS encoding YbaB/EbfC family nucleoid-associated protein, whose protein sequence is MFGGKGGLGNLMKQAQEMQKNMQAAQEEIAKMEVNGEAGGGMVKVVMTGKHELVKVEIDDSLMDDKEMLEDLFAAAVNSAARRVEEVTQERMGGLTAGMNMPAGMKMPF